In one window of Gudongella oleilytica DNA:
- the scpB gene encoding SMC-Scp complex subunit ScpB yields the protein MDDRETKSIIEGLLFTFGDPLESKELARVLELPQKEVTRLLKEMKDEFDYNRRGIRLIKFNDFYQLGTRPEHHQWIKSIVLERNTKSLSNAALETLSIIAYRQPVTKAEIDHIRGVKSDRSIETLAMRRLVRETGRLDKPGKPILYGTTDEFLKYFGLESLDQLPPLEGLADSDYMEE from the coding sequence ATGGATGACAGAGAGACAAAGTCAATAATTGAAGGGTTGCTGTTTACCTTCGGCGACCCCCTGGAGTCCAAGGAACTGGCGAGAGTGCTTGAACTGCCCCAAAAGGAGGTCACAAGGCTGCTTAAGGAGATGAAGGATGAATTTGACTACAACAGAAGAGGCATCAGGCTTATAAAATTCAACGATTTTTACCAGCTTGGGACAAGGCCTGAGCATCATCAATGGATAAAATCGATCGTTCTTGAAAGAAATACCAAGTCCCTGTCAAACGCAGCTTTGGAGACTTTATCGATAATTGCCTACAGACAGCCGGTGACTAAGGCTGAAATAGACCATATAAGGGGAGTTAAAAGCGACAGGAGTATTGAGACCCTTGCCATGAGAAGGCTTGTCAGAGAAACCGGAAGGCTGGATAAGCCCGGCAAGCCGATCCTTTACGGCACTACGGATGAATTTTTGAAATACTTTGGGCTGGAATCATTGGATCAGCTTCCTCCTCTGGAAGGACTGGCTGATTCTGATTATATGGAAGAATAG
- a CDS encoding pseudouridine synthase, producing the protein MRLQKYMALCGVASRRASEELIKNGQVQVNGKVVLEMGTVIDPDKDRVSVDGKTVKPEKRKVYIMLNKPVGIVTSLKDEKGRTVVTDLIEGVDERIYPVGRLDSDTSGLLLLTNDGELAFKLTHPSKRIFKKYIAIVEGLPNKGELERLRNGIKIDGRVTSKAKVKVLKNFGEDSILEIEIFEGRNRQVKKMCEAVNHPVKKLKRVAFGELQLGGLESGNWRYLNDEELAFIRSL; encoded by the coding sequence ATAAGGCTTCAAAAATACATGGCTCTTTGCGGCGTAGCTTCCCGCAGAGCTTCAGAGGAGCTTATTAAAAATGGGCAGGTACAGGTAAACGGGAAGGTTGTCCTTGAAATGGGTACAGTGATAGATCCTGACAAGGACAGAGTTTCCGTGGACGGCAAGACTGTAAAGCCTGAGAAGAGAAAGGTATATATCATGCTTAACAAGCCTGTTGGTATAGTAACAAGCCTTAAGGATGAGAAGGGTAGAACAGTCGTTACTGATCTTATAGAAGGCGTGGATGAAAGGATATATCCAGTAGGAAGACTGGATTCAGATACAAGCGGACTGCTTCTATTGACAAATGATGGCGAGCTGGCATTTAAGCTTACACATCCCAGCAAGAGGATATTTAAGAAGTATATTGCCATCGTCGAGGGGCTCCCCAATAAGGGAGAACTGGAAAGACTTAGAAACGGAATAAAGATAGATGGCCGGGTTACCTCCAAGGCCAAGGTAAAAGTGTTGAAGAACTTTGGAGAGGATTCAATATTGGAAATCGAGATTTTTGAGGGAAGGAACAGGCAAGTAAAGAAGATGTGTGAGGCAGTAAATCATCCGGTTAAAAAACTTAAAAGAGTCGCCTTTGGAGAGCTTCAGCTGGGGGGACTTGAATCCGGGAACTGGAGATACCTGAACGATGAAGAGCTCGCATTCATAAGATCACTATAA
- a CDS encoding segregation and condensation protein A, producing the protein MKYQVSMEAFEGPLDLLLSLIDRNEIDIYDIPVHVVTEQFIAHIQMWEEMNLEIASDFILMAATLLEIKSKMLLPKDSVIIDGAEVEVDPREELVKRLIEYKLFKEISEELKKSEAVYSRVYYKPQEDISEFRDPFDELSSVELRDLVNTLESILQRFRYENPSDQIFDLEREEISMEECAEDINERLSSRKTFKFSELATVCKSRSRIIAYFLSLLEMMRMRIVIVKQDIRNSDLIIEKRG; encoded by the coding sequence TTGAAATACCAGGTTAGCATGGAGGCTTTCGAGGGTCCGCTGGATCTTTTACTGAGCCTGATAGACAGGAATGAAATAGATATTTATGATATACCTGTTCATGTTGTCACTGAACAGTTTATAGCTCATATCCAAATGTGGGAGGAGATGAACCTGGAAATTGCCAGCGACTTCATTCTCATGGCTGCAACTCTTCTTGAGATCAAGTCCAAGATGCTCCTTCCCAAGGACTCGGTCATCATCGATGGGGCAGAGGTTGAGGTCGACCCCAGAGAAGAGCTTGTGAAGAGACTTATCGAGTATAAGCTTTTCAAGGAGATATCTGAGGAGCTTAAAAAGAGCGAGGCAGTCTATAGCAGAGTGTATTATAAGCCTCAGGAAGATATAAGCGAATTCAGGGATCCATTTGATGAGCTTAGCTCAGTAGAGCTAAGGGACCTGGTTAACACATTGGAATCCATACTTCAGCGCTTCAGGTATGAGAATCCCTCGGACCAGATATTCGACCTGGAAAGAGAGGAAATCAGCATGGAGGAATGTGCCGAGGATATCAATGAGAGACTGAGCTCGCGGAAAACTTTTAAATTCAGTGAACTGGCAACCGTTTGTAAAAGCAGATCCAGGATAATTGCGTATTTCCTATCACTTCTTGAGATGATGAGGATGAGGATTGTTATTGTCAAACAGGATATCAGGAATTCTGACTTGATAATTGAGAAAAGGGGTTGA
- a CDS encoding tRNA (mnm(5)s(2)U34)-methyltransferase, with translation MRNEKLNNAVQFTELIIKSYVKAGNVCIDATAGNGNDTEILATAVGQAGRVYAFDIQNEAIEATRFRLGAKGLLDRVVLINDGHERIREHVSEEADFIIYNLGYLPGGDKSLSTTKETTLESLKQALTLLAPAGLMAITCYRSHEGGEEEYKAVMEFVSQLDQIKYNAFRFELLNQKNAPPVVIGVEMRGVA, from the coding sequence ATGAGGAATGAAAAGCTCAATAATGCAGTTCAGTTTACTGAGCTTATCATCAAAAGCTATGTGAAGGCAGGAAATGTATGTATCGATGCAACAGCCGGAAACGGAAACGACACCGAGATCCTCGCCACAGCTGTAGGGCAGGCGGGAAGAGTGTATGCCTTCGACATACAAAATGAAGCAATAGAAGCGACCAGATTCAGACTGGGAGCCAAAGGCCTGCTCGACAGGGTGGTACTTATAAATGACGGTCACGAAAGGATAAGGGAGCATGTCAGTGAGGAAGCGGATTTTATAATATATAACCTGGGGTATCTCCCCGGTGGTGACAAATCCCTGTCCACAACCAAGGAAACAACTCTGGAAAGCTTGAAACAGGCTCTGACCTTACTTGCACCAGCCGGATTAATGGCAATAACCTGCTACAGAAGCCACGAAGGCGGTGAAGAGGAGTACAAGGCGGTAATGGAGTTTGTTTCGCAGCTGGATCAGATAAAATACAATGCTTTTAGATTTGAACTTTTAAACCAAAAAAATGCTCCGCCTGTGGTTATAGGCGTAGAGATGAGGGGAGTGGCGTAA